The DNA segment GTTTTTCCCTTAGAATCCAGACAGCCACTGCCAAGTCCAgcattcctcctcctccccaacgGCGGCCTGGTCACTTTAGAGAGGATGACGTggttccctcccacccccagcaaaAGCGTGGGCAGGGCCTGCACCTGAACTAGCTTGGCCCAGCACAGAGCTGGGCGGTAACACTGGCAGCTGGCCCTGCAGCAGGAGGCAGTGCGGACCCCCAGCAGGGCCGGGAGAGGTCAAGTGGGTCTGGATGGCCGTTTGCCCACCGTGTGGAGGGTCTGTGCTGTTACCCCTCCCTCTGTTCCAGAGGGCAGTGGCTGCCAGGCGGCAGTCAAGGAACTTGCTGTACCAGGATTCTCTGCGGCTCTCATCTAGCCCCAGCCCAGGCTTGCTCTGCCTGGTCTGTACATATGCACTATTCTGGAATGTTCGCTGTCTTCCCCATCGCTCCAGTTCTCTCGTTTTGCAGAGCTGTCCCTTCATAGGAACATATTAAAATAGGCCTCAGCTTAGTACCCGTCTTGGACCAACAACTATTTCATATGCTGAACACAAAGGGGTGGGGGCCTCCCAAGGCCGTCTCATTCCTGCCAATTTACCCTTAACTCTTGATCCCACATAGGCTCCAGATTTACAAGCTCCAGGAGGGTCAGCCTTGCTCAGACCACTTCTTGCATCACGGCGGGTCAGCCTGGGTCCGCTGTCCATCACATCAACAGGGAGCCTCACAACTCCAGAAGGCCCACCCTGCAGCGACTAAGAGCAGAGCCCCGCAAAGCCCCTCCTGCTCCCCCAGCCCCCGGGCGGTGGGCGAAAACGCCATTCTACCCAGGTAAACCCATGCCTTCTTCTGGGACCAACCGCCCAGCTCCCCGCCTGCGTCTCTAACGGACTTGGCGCGCAGGGGACCCTCCGCTACCCATCCAGCCCAAGCTCAAGCCCCGCGGCGGCCGCACCCAGCCTTACTCCACTCGAAGACGACAAGAACGGTTGAAAGgtttaaacaatttattttgtCCCAAAAATGGAGACCGGAGAAAAAGCCACGCGCGCTCCCGCGCCATTACGCGGCGCGCGCCCGGAGGCGGGAAGGGCTGCGCCGCCGTGGCGTCCTCGCGCGCAGGGCCGGGGAGGGCAGGCGCAGCCCGGCCATTGGCGCCCCGGAGCCAGTAACCAAGGCGACAGCCCAGGCCAAGGGCGAGAGCCAATAAGGGCGTCGCCAGGACCGTTTCAAAAatctaaagcaaacaaaaatcggggaaaaaaaaaaaaaaaatactcccacGTTGGGGAATGGGCAGGCCGGCACGGCCCGGGCCCAGTTGTCGGAGCGCGCACGGCGGTTCGGGCTCCGCGCAAAACCTACGTGCACTCGGGGTGGAAAAGTGGGCGCCAGGGCCCCGCGCTCACTTGCGGCCCTTGGGCACTTTGGGGACGCTGGGCTTGGCCGCCTTCTTCACCTTCTTGCCACCCGCGGCCGCCGCCTTCTTGGCCTTGCTGCCTTTGTCCTTCTTGGAAGCGGCGCCCTTCTTGTGCGAGCGCTTCTCGGGCTGTGGGCCCTTAGCCGGCTTCTTGTCCGCGCGTCGCGGGGCGGCCGCGCCTGGGGCCGCCTTCTTGGCCTTGTGCGCAGCGGGCGCTGGGGCAGAAGCGGGCGCCGGGGCTCCGCGCCGCTCGCCGCCGCCACCCTCCAGCTTCTTGCGGTTGAGCTTGAAGGAGCCGTTGGCGCCGGTGCCCTTCACCTGCAGCAGGGTGTCGTTCTGCACCAGCGCCTTGATGGAGTACTTGAGGTAGGTGCGCCCGTTTTGCTGGTCGAACCATGCCACCTTCTTGGCCTCCGCGTAGATCTTGGCCAGCGATGAGCCGTTGCGCTCCCCTAGCCGGCGGATGGTCTCCACCACCAGTTGGCTGTACTTGCCCGGCTGGTtcttctttttgctattcttcctcttctttgacGGAGACAATGCGGCCGAGCCTCCGGCCTTCGCCGCCTTCTTGGCCGCCCCCTCGGCAGTCGTCAGCGGCAGGGCCTCTTCGAGCTCCACAGACATAGTGGCGAGCGGGTTGGTGGCGGGCGGGGCGCGGAAACCCGGGGGCCGCGCCGGGAAAAGAAAGGCGAGGGGCCGCGGGGGCGCCGGGGGGCTGGGGGCTCGCGGCGGCTCCAGGCGGGAGCGGCCGCGGCCGGGCCTGGGGCCGGgcggcagggctggggtgggggccgggCCGGCCGGAGCGGGGGTCCCGAATCGGGACCGGAAGCGGGGCTGGCGCGGGAGCGATCGGAACGCAGGAGTCCGGCGCGAAGTGGCCGGAGCAGGGACAGTCTGGGAGCCGGGAAGTCGGCCTAGCAAGCTGCCGCCACCGCTGCCTACCCCGGAACTCGCTGGGCGTGCGCGCTGCGCTCTGGCGGGGAGGGCGCTGCGCTCCCCTTTTATGGCTCCACGGCGGACCACGTTGAGAACAACAACAGCCTGGTCCGGGGCCGGCGCCAACTTGTGCTTCTTGGAGCCCCTTCCCCGGCCGCTGGCTTCCCAGACCCGGCCTCCCCGGCACCGCCGTGCGCGCCGCAGTGCACCCTGGACAGGGCCCGAGCCCGCTGCGCGGTGGAGAGGCGGCCCGCGCCCAGGGAGGGCTCGCTAGAGGCGGACGGAGGGGCGCACCCTAGGCTGAGGGAGCGCGAGAGGAGGGGGGCACCCCGTTTGAGGCCGAATAGCGCGGGCCCCCAGGGGGACCCCGCAGCCCGGAGCTCCGCAGCTGACAGCCAAGAGTGCTCCACGGGCCCCCAAGCCCAGATCGCGTCCAGGGGACCCCGGGCCTGCCCGCTGGACGAGCTTTAATTTGTCCGAACTAACACAGGGCACGCCCTCGCGCGGTCGGCTGGGGCAGTGTGGAAGGAGCCGGGACGCTTCGAGGGGGGTCTCCGCCTGAGTCCAAGGGGAGGGCGGATGCAGGCGCTTTCCTTTGCGCACCCGAGGCTTTCTTAGGCCTCGAGGGCCCAGGGCACCACGCGGGAGGCGGCGGGGAGGACTGCAGGTGCTTCTCTGGGGACATTTCCTAGGCGTCCCCCCGCCGCCCGGCCGCCGCCGTGGATGCTACAAGTGCCCCCATTCTGTGGTGCCAAGTAGCTGCTTCCACCTTTACCCCAGAGCCACAGGGCGGCTCCGGCGGGGGCGAGGGGAGGCGCTGGCCCCGGGAGGATTTCCCAAGGAGGATGAGGGAGGGGAGCGGATCCTCGTTCTGggcaccccccccccacacacacacacacactccgtGTGGGGAGCGCAGTTGAGAGCGGGGACACTCTCTCTGGGTACCAGGCGGAAGCTTGTGCAAGTTGGCGGCCCTGCCGCTGGGTCCAGTCCTGGGGGTGAGCAGGCGGCGTCGGACCATCTTTCTCCAAGCCAAAGGAGCCCTCACTTGGGAAAAGCTGAGACACGTAGAGACGCTCCAGGAGGAGGGTGGATCCCTTTTAGGGTGAGTGATTTAGGCCCGATCCTGCGCCCTGCAGTCTCCTGAGGCCCAAGCATGGAGGAGGGGCTGGCGGGACGGAGTAGGGGCGTAGAGCAGAACCGCGGGCCCCTCAGAGGTCTGCGCACCCCTGCCCCAGCGTTTGCCGGCCGGCCCCGCGTGCTCTCCAACAAGCGGCGGTTATAATAAGCCCCAGGGGTGAAGGACTTTGAGCCAGGGAAATGTGAGGCTGGTGGGATTTGCAGGGGGATGGAGGAGGTCAGGTGCTGGGAGCCACAAAAGGGGGCAGTGAGTACATCcagcaggagagagaaggaagatgagTCTCAGCGTGGGCTCCTGCGGAGAAGCAGAGCCCCTTCCAGCCCAGCGGCTGGGAGCCCTGAGTCCAGGGGGGAATGGGGAGCAGTGGTCAGGGGCCCTGGGACACACAGGGCTTGAGCGAAGACCTCGGGTTCCAGAGATGCAAGGTGTGTGCAGGGCGAGAGGCTGCGAGATGGAGACCCCTTGTCCCCCTCAGGATGCACGGAGGTGGCACCCGGGAGACAGCTAGCCCAGGGCAACCAGGTGACAGGCGAGAGGGACTCAGGTCAAAGGGAGAACAGAGGGCGAGGCCCCCGAGGGGACCCCAGACTGAAACCTGCTCATCCTGTGGGGGCGGGGGATGGGCTGAAAATGTGAAGCCGCTTgcagcagcaggcagggctgggtgagGGCCCTCTCCcccggggaaggggagggtgtggGCTGGCAGGAGACAGTGGCTGTCCTCTGGAGACAGAGGAAGAACCATCATCAGAGAGGAGGGGACCAGGCATGGCCCGGGCCCTGGAGATTGAGAGAATTTCTAGAACTGAGGACCTGTCTACCCAGGGCAGCCCCTCAGGAAACTGGTTGAACTTGAACCAACAGGCCAGCTTCCGACTTCTCAGAACCTCTGCCTGGACTTTGCCTGTTCAGCCCAGTGTATTTTAAAAGGcgaaatttaaaaatcaggccATTTCACACAAAAATGCAGTCCAGATTtcaaatttccctttttaaaaaaatctgcagaTTGGACCTGGGTCGGGGCAGAAGCGGGGTGGGAGCTGAGTAACAATGGGCTGATGTCCAGCACCTGATCGGCgaggagggggtgggcaggagtAGGGGGAAGGCTCTGCGGCCTAGGGGGAGGCCTGGCCATACCAAGAGGAGTAGAGGACTCAGAGCAGAGAGTGGACACGTGCAGGCCGGGCAGCGCAGCCCAGACCACCAGGAGGATGTGGCGGACATGCTCCAGAGGCCCCTCCAGCCCGGCGGGCCCCGGGGCTTGGGGGCACCAACTCtgggctccaggagctggtgggaCGGAGTGGTTTCCTCCCACTGACCTCAgcatacagatgaggaaacagaggactGGACCCACGCCTTCAGGAAGGTGTGGTCTGTGAACCGCACACTCCCGGGAGCCGCCTGCCACCCCTGTAAGGCCCTTACAGGACAGGTGGCAAAGGCCTCCGGTGGTCAATGGAAGAATGACGAAACGCCAGGCAAGGGGCCTCTGCAGTTGGCCAGGGCCTGGGGTCCTGCTGCTCCAAACACCATCCATACACTGGTGACCCCCATCTCTCTCCTGAGCAGCAGACAGCGGCTGCCCACATCCCTTCCGGGGTGTCTGAAGTGTCTCTTCTGTGTCTCCCATTTTCTCTGGCAGTCCCGCTCTCCCCCACACTTGCAGAGAGCGGGGGGCCGCTCCCCCCTCCACCGTCCCACCCTCTGGCTCTGGCCTTTTTGTTCCCTGCCGGGACTCCCGCTTGGGGCCTTGGCACAGCCATGGGGCTGGCCCTTTTCCTCCAGAATCCATTCAGAGCTGCCTCCAGGCCCACCGCCCCGCTTTATTTTCCTCATGGCACTTATCCTTATCTGACCCTATGGTGCCTATTTGTAGGGGGCGGGGGGCCCTCTGAGCGCAGCTGACCTGGCCCTGTTCCCTGGGGCACACCCTGCAGCAGAATGTGCTTGGGCCTGGACCCCCGCTCCCCCACACACTCCCCGTGTGACCCAcctgcctgggccctgggccaGCTCTGTCACCGCCCCTGTAGgggtccacacacacacacccagcttcTGACAGCCTAGGATGGGCCCAGGCGTGAGGCCGAGAGGTCTGAGGGGTCGCAGCCCCTGTGGGAAAGGCCCAGCAGGCTCCGGGGGTAACAAGAGGCTCTGTCTCCCCACACTGTTTTAGACAGGAGGCTGGCTCTAGCCTGGGCCCGCTTTGGGGTTTAAAATGGAACAGGCCTTAGGTGCTTTTTAGTATCTAAGGGGAAATGGGGGAATTCACCAGGTGTGACGGTGGGGAAAGGTCGCCTTTAAGATGCAAATGTGTATTGTGAAGCCCTGAATGGGGGTGCTCTGGGGGTCTCTGGTCTCCCCCCTCCCGCCAGCGGCAGGCGGGCCACCTGTGGAGAGCGGACGCTCTTGCTGAGGCAGGACAAGGGACTGAGAGGCCCCCACGCCCTGTCCCCAGGGGCAGTGGAGGGAGCCCGGAGCCCCGGCTGCCCACCCACCTCCACTTCCCCTTGGGGGGCTCCCCCCACCTGCTGCAGACACCCCCAAAGTGCAGCTGTGCTTAGAAGACAGCGTGTAAAGAAGGGATGGGCGCTGCTCAGTGTGCAAGGACCCACTACTGCCGGGCGCGGTGTGTCGGGGTCCCAGTGAGGGAGGCtcgtctgggggtggggggtcctgAGAACAAGGGGCGTGAAGTGACAGCCCCCCCACCGGA comes from the Bos mutus isolate GX-2022 chromosome 22, NWIPB_WYAK_1.1, whole genome shotgun sequence genome and includes:
- the H1-10 gene encoding histone H1.10, with protein sequence MSVELEEALPLTTAEGAAKKAAKAGGSAALSPSKKRKNSKKKNQPGKYSQLVVETIRRLGERNGSSLAKIYAEAKKVAWFDQQNGRTYLKYSIKALVQNDTLLQVKGTGANGSFKLNRKKLEGGGGERRGAPAPASAPAPAAHKAKKAAPGAAAPRRADKKPAKGPQPEKRSHKKGAASKKDKGSKAKKAAAAGGKKVKKAAKPSVPKVPKGRK